In Pseudomonas lalkuanensis, the following are encoded in one genomic region:
- the ettA gene encoding energy-dependent translational throttle protein EttA, giving the protein MAQYVYTMHRVGKVVPPKREILKDISLSFFPGAKIGVLGLNGAGKSTLLRIMAGVDTEIDGEARPMPGIKVGYLPQEPKLDPAKSVRDIVEEAVGEIKQAQARLDEVYAAYAEPDADFDALAAEQAKLEAILQASDGHNLERQLEVAADALRLPPWDAKIEHLSGGEKRRVALCRLLLSAPDMLLLDEPTNHLDADSVAWLEHFLHDFPGTVVAITHDRYFLDNVAGWILELDRGHGIPFEGNYSGWLESKANRLAQEAKQEASHAKAMKAELEWVRQGAKARQAKSKARLQRFEEMQSQEFQKRSETNEIYIPAGPRLGDKVIELHNVTKGYGDRVLIDDLSLSIPKGAIVGVIGGNGAGKSTLFRMLTGKEQPDSGTIEIGETVQIASVDQSRDSLEGTKTVWEQVSDGFEQIKIGNYEVPSRSYVGRFNFKGADQQKFVKDLSGGERGRLHLALTLKQGGNVLLLDEPSNDLDVETLRALEEALLDFPGAAIVISHDRWFLDRIATHILSYEDDGKVNFFEGNYTEFEADRKKRLGEAAAQPHRVRYKKLAQ; this is encoded by the coding sequence ATGGCTCAATACGTCTACACCATGCACCGGGTCGGCAAGGTCGTGCCCCCGAAGCGTGAGATCCTCAAAGACATTTCCCTGTCCTTCTTCCCGGGCGCCAAGATCGGCGTGCTCGGCCTGAACGGCGCGGGTAAGTCGACCCTCCTGCGCATCATGGCCGGGGTGGACACCGAGATCGATGGTGAAGCCCGCCCGATGCCTGGCATCAAGGTCGGCTACCTGCCCCAGGAACCCAAGCTGGATCCGGCCAAGAGCGTGCGTGACATCGTCGAAGAGGCCGTGGGCGAGATCAAGCAGGCCCAGGCCCGGCTGGACGAGGTCTATGCCGCCTACGCCGAGCCGGACGCCGACTTCGACGCCCTGGCCGCCGAACAGGCCAAGCTGGAAGCCATTCTCCAGGCCTCCGATGGCCACAACCTCGAGCGCCAGCTGGAAGTCGCCGCCGACGCCCTGCGCCTGCCGCCGTGGGATGCGAAGATCGAACACCTCTCCGGTGGCGAGAAGCGTCGTGTAGCCCTGTGCCGCCTCCTGCTGTCGGCTCCCGACATGCTGCTGCTGGACGAACCGACCAACCACCTGGACGCCGACTCGGTGGCCTGGCTGGAGCACTTCCTCCACGACTTCCCGGGTACCGTGGTCGCCATTACCCACGACCGTTACTTCCTCGACAACGTCGCTGGCTGGATCCTCGAACTGGACCGTGGCCACGGCATCCCCTTCGAAGGCAACTACTCCGGCTGGCTGGAATCCAAGGCCAACCGCCTGGCCCAGGAAGCCAAGCAGGAAGCCTCCCACGCCAAGGCCATGAAGGCCGAACTGGAGTGGGTGCGTCAGGGCGCCAAGGCCCGTCAGGCCAAGTCCAAGGCCCGTCTGCAGCGCTTCGAGGAAATGCAGTCCCAGGAATTCCAGAAGCGCAGCGAGACCAACGAGATCTACATCCCGGCCGGTCCGCGCCTGGGCGACAAGGTCATCGAGCTGCACAACGTCACCAAGGGCTACGGCGATCGCGTGCTGATCGACGACCTGTCCCTGAGCATCCCGAAAGGCGCCATCGTCGGCGTGATCGGCGGCAACGGCGCGGGCAAGTCCACCCTGTTCCGCATGCTCACCGGCAAGGAGCAGCCGGACTCGGGCACCATCGAGATCGGTGAAACCGTGCAGATCGCCAGCGTCGACCAGAGCCGCGACAGCCTGGAAGGCACCAAGACTGTCTGGGAGCAGGTTTCCGACGGCTTCGAGCAGATCAAGATCGGCAACTACGAAGTTCCGTCGCGCAGCTACGTCGGTCGCTTCAACTTCAAGGGCGCCGACCAGCAGAAGTTCGTCAAGGACCTTTCCGGTGGTGAGCGTGGCCGCCTGCACCTGGCCCTGACCCTGAAGCAGGGCGGCAACGTGCTGCTGCTCGACGAACCGTCCAACGACCTCGACGTGGAAACCCTGCGTGCGCTGGAGGAAGCGCTGCTGGACTTCCCCGGCGCCGCCATCGTGATTTCCCACGATCGCTGGTTCCTGGACCGTATCGCCACCCACATCCTCTCCTACGAGGACGATGGGAAGGTGAACTTCTTCGAAGGCAACTACACCGAGTTCGAAGCGGACCGCAAGAAACGCCTCGGCGAGGCGGCCGCCCAGCCGCACCGCGTGCGTTACAAGAAGCTCGCCCAGTAA
- the gdhA gene encoding NADP-specific glutamate dehydrogenase — translation MTQSVDAFLLRLKQRDPDQPEFHQAVEEVLRSLWPFLEANPKYLEAGIIERIVEPERAVLFRVPWVDDAGRVQVNRGYRVQMSSAIGPYKGGLRFHPSVNLGVLKFLAFEQVFKNSLTSLPMGGGKGGSDFDPKGKSDAEVMRFCQSFMSELYRHIGADLDVPAGDIGVGAREIGFLFGQYKRLSNEFTSVLTGKGLAYGGSLIRPEATGYGCVYFAQEMLKGIGRDFDGQRVAISGSGNVAQYAAQKVMELGGKVISLSDSEGTLFAEAGLTPEQWDELMELKNVRRGRISELNAPGLRFMPGQRPWSLACDIALPCATQNELNGEDARTLLANGCVCVAEGANMPSTLEAVDLFLEAGILFAPGKASNAGGVATSGLEMSQNAMRLHWTAGEVDQRLHGIMQNIHHACVGYGEENGRINYVKGANIAGFVKVADAMLAQGVV, via the coding sequence ATGACGCAATCCGTCGACGCATTCCTGCTGCGCCTGAAGCAGCGCGACCCCGACCAGCCCGAGTTTCATCAGGCGGTAGAAGAGGTGCTGCGCAGTCTCTGGCCATTCCTTGAAGCCAATCCGAAGTACCTGGAGGCCGGCATCATCGAGCGGATCGTCGAGCCGGAGCGTGCCGTGCTGTTCCGGGTGCCGTGGGTCGACGATGCCGGCCGTGTGCAGGTGAACCGTGGCTATCGCGTGCAGATGAGCAGCGCCATCGGCCCCTACAAGGGCGGCCTGCGCTTCCACCCGTCGGTGAACCTGGGCGTGCTGAAGTTCCTCGCCTTCGAGCAGGTGTTCAAGAACTCCCTGACCTCGCTGCCCATGGGCGGCGGCAAGGGCGGCTCGGACTTCGACCCCAAGGGCAAGAGCGACGCGGAAGTCATGCGCTTCTGCCAGTCCTTCATGAGCGAGCTGTACCGTCACATCGGCGCCGACCTCGACGTACCGGCCGGTGATATCGGCGTCGGCGCCCGTGAAATCGGCTTCCTCTTCGGCCAGTACAAGCGCCTCTCCAACGAGTTCACCTCCGTCCTCACTGGCAAGGGCCTGGCCTACGGCGGCAGCCTGATCCGCCCCGAAGCCACTGGCTACGGCTGCGTCTATTTCGCTCAGGAGATGCTCAAGGGCATCGGCCGCGATTTCGACGGCCAACGCGTGGCCATTTCCGGTTCCGGCAATGTGGCCCAGTACGCGGCGCAGAAGGTGATGGAGCTGGGCGGCAAGGTGATTTCCCTGTCCGACTCCGAAGGCACCCTGTTCGCCGAGGCCGGCCTGACCCCGGAGCAGTGGGACGAGCTGATGGAACTGAAGAACGTCCGCCGCGGACGCATCAGCGAGCTGAATGCACCGGGCCTGCGCTTCATGCCTGGCCAGCGTCCCTGGTCGCTGGCCTGCGACATCGCGCTGCCCTGCGCGACCCAGAACGAGCTGAACGGCGAAGACGCCCGCACGCTGCTGGCCAACGGCTGCGTCTGCGTGGCCGAAGGCGCCAACATGCCGTCGACCCTCGAGGCGGTGGACCTGTTCCTCGAGGCGGGCATCCTCTTCGCCCCGGGCAAGGCATCCAACGCTGGCGGCGTGGCCACCAGCGGCCTGGAAATGAGCCAGAACGCCATGCGCCTGCACTGGACAGCTGGCGAGGTGGATCAGCGTCTGCACGGCATCATGCAGAACATCCACCATGCATGCGTGGGCTACGGCGAAGAAAACGGCCGGATCAACTACGTGAAGGGCGCCAACATCGCCGGCTTCGTGAAAGTCGCCGACGCCATGCTGGCGCAGGGTGTGGTCTAA
- a CDS encoding RtcB family protein, protein MKPNSPQLLEVAGGKPIHLWTQGVPVEDEARQQLINTAKMPFIFKHLAVMPDVHLGKGSTIGSVIPTVGAIIPAAVGVDIGCGMIAALTSLRAADLPDNLHGLRSAIERAVPHGKTFGRHDQGAWDSVPDAADQAWRPLARRFKAITSKYPRLEKTNNRHHLGTLGTGNHFIEVCLDEADRVWFMLHSGSRGVGNAIGTLFIELAQADMRQHIANLPDRDLAYFEEGSRHFDDYVEAVGWAQDFARQNRALMMQAVIDAARKVLKKPFEASLEAVNCHHNYVQKEWHFGREVLVTRKGAVSAQKGELGIIPGSMGAKSFIVRGLGNEEAFCSCSHGAGRAMSRGRAKKLFTVEDQVRATAHVECRKDKDVIDEIPMAYKDIDAVMAAQRDLVEVVHTLRQVVCVKG, encoded by the coding sequence ATGAAACCGAACAGCCCGCAACTGCTTGAAGTGGCCGGCGGCAAGCCCATCCACCTGTGGACCCAGGGCGTGCCGGTGGAAGACGAAGCCCGCCAGCAGTTGATCAACACGGCGAAGATGCCCTTCATCTTCAAGCACCTGGCGGTGATGCCCGACGTGCACCTGGGCAAGGGCTCGACCATCGGCAGCGTGATCCCGACCGTGGGCGCCATCATTCCCGCCGCCGTGGGCGTGGATATCGGCTGCGGCATGATCGCCGCCCTCACGTCCCTGCGCGCCGCCGACCTTCCGGACAATCTCCACGGCCTGCGCAGCGCCATCGAACGGGCCGTGCCCCACGGCAAGACCTTTGGCAGACACGACCAGGGCGCCTGGGACAGCGTGCCGGATGCCGCCGACCAGGCCTGGCGGCCCCTGGCCAGGCGCTTCAAGGCCATTACCTCGAAGTACCCGCGCCTGGAGAAGACCAACAACCGCCACCACCTCGGCACCCTGGGTACCGGCAACCACTTCATCGAGGTCTGCCTGGACGAAGCCGACCGCGTCTGGTTCATGTTGCACAGCGGTTCGCGCGGCGTGGGCAACGCCATCGGCACCCTGTTCATCGAACTGGCCCAGGCCGACATGCGCCAGCACATCGCCAACCTGCCGGACCGCGACCTGGCCTACTTCGAGGAAGGCAGCAGGCACTTCGACGATTACGTGGAAGCCGTGGGCTGGGCCCAGGACTTCGCCCGGCAGAACCGCGCCCTGATGATGCAGGCGGTGATCGATGCGGCTCGCAAGGTGCTGAAAAAGCCCTTCGAAGCCAGCCTGGAAGCAGTGAACTGCCACCACAACTACGTGCAGAAGGAATGGCACTTCGGCCGCGAAGTGCTGGTGACGCGCAAGGGAGCGGTGTCGGCGCAGAAGGGTGAGTTGGGCATCATTCCCGGTTCCATGGGCGCGAAGAGCTTCATCGTCCGCGGACTGGGCAACGAAGAAGCGTTCTGCTCCTGCAGCCACGGCGCCGGTCGCGCGATGAGTCGCGGGCGGGCGAAGAAGCTGTTCACCGTGGAAGACCAGGTCCGCGCCACCGCTCATGTGGAATGCCGAAAGGACAAGGACGTGATCGACGAGATCCCGATGGCCTACAAGGACATCGACGCCGTGATGGCGGCCCAGCGCGACCTGGTGGAAGTGGTGCACACCCTGCGCCAGGTGGTCTGCGTCAAGGGCTGA
- a CDS encoding Lnb N-terminal periplasmic domain-containing protein yields MKRIFPYLALCIWITAHAAPQIPAERLQTLASDPYWIALGHYETGKLGGWRSYVDDPDFFLAGDGPSNPEAELRATLEAIYAPAGQGDKHPQCTYPARTRWLREQLQLSDLPQPACSEFKTWYADVNPHSTVLVFPAAYLNSPSSMFGHTLLRIDQPDIHENNTVMLSYALNFGAFIEGADNSILYAWKGLMGGYPGLFALVPYRDKLKEYSRLENRDLWEYRLNLTPEETGRMVEHVWELKQIRFDYYFFDENCSYRLLELLEIARPGIELTDQFPVTAIPTDTVRAVKKAGLVESIDYRPSREKELLARAEPLDDAEQQWVLQLADDEKLLDDPTFLALPAPRRALVQDAAFRLVRYRSTGEDRTSEIANRSFKLLQGINRNPPPELEVERPGLPEEGHQSRTWQLGAGIREDRAFAEYGLRMAYHDLNDNLSGFPLGAQIEILQLKLRQYEGNHWQLQRLDFATIRSLTPRGELLKPLSWQVAGGLERVLGEDGDERLVSHLNGGVGGSWNLGEDALGFALATARIEHNEDFAPFVATAAGFNTGLLWHNALGTTSLEAAGDYFHNGEIRRRLSLNQQWEVSRDLGLRLTAQREFSQRAAPVNEVMLELKWYHY; encoded by the coding sequence TTGAAACGGATTTTCCCGTACCTCGCCCTGTGCATCTGGATTACCGCCCACGCCGCTCCCCAAATCCCCGCTGAACGCCTGCAGACACTGGCCAGCGATCCCTACTGGATCGCCCTGGGACATTACGAGACGGGCAAACTGGGCGGCTGGCGCAGCTATGTAGACGATCCCGATTTCTTTCTCGCCGGGGACGGGCCGAGCAACCCGGAAGCCGAACTGCGCGCCACCCTGGAGGCGATCTACGCCCCGGCCGGTCAAGGCGACAAGCACCCGCAGTGCACCTACCCGGCCCGTACCCGCTGGCTGCGCGAACAGCTGCAACTCAGCGACCTGCCGCAGCCGGCCTGCAGCGAGTTCAAGACCTGGTACGCCGACGTCAACCCGCACAGTACGGTGCTGGTCTTCCCCGCCGCCTACCTGAACAGCCCCTCGTCCATGTTCGGCCATACCCTGCTGCGCATCGACCAGCCGGACATCCACGAAAACAACACGGTGATGCTCAGTTACGCGCTGAACTTCGGCGCCTTCATCGAGGGTGCGGACAACAGCATTCTCTACGCCTGGAAGGGCCTGATGGGCGGCTACCCCGGCCTGTTCGCCCTGGTGCCCTATCGCGACAAGCTCAAGGAATACAGCCGCCTGGAGAACCGCGACCTCTGGGAGTACCGCCTGAACCTCACCCCGGAGGAAACCGGGCGCATGGTCGAGCATGTCTGGGAGCTCAAGCAGATCCGCTTCGACTACTACTTTTTCGACGAGAACTGCTCCTACCGCCTGCTGGAGCTGCTGGAAATCGCGCGCCCCGGTATCGAACTCACCGACCAGTTCCCGGTCACCGCCATTCCTACCGACACGGTACGCGCGGTGAAAAAGGCCGGCCTGGTGGAATCCATCGACTATCGCCCCTCGCGGGAAAAGGAGTTGCTGGCCCGTGCCGAGCCGCTGGACGACGCCGAACAGCAGTGGGTACTGCAGCTTGCCGACGACGAGAAACTGCTCGACGACCCGACGTTCCTCGCCCTGCCCGCCCCACGCCGCGCCCTGGTCCAGGACGCCGCCTTCCGCCTGGTGCGCTACCGTTCCACCGGCGAAGACCGCACCTCCGAGATCGCCAACCGCAGCTTCAAGCTGCTGCAGGGCATCAACCGCAATCCGCCGCCTGAGCTGGAGGTGGAGCGCCCTGGCCTGCCCGAGGAGGGCCACCAATCGCGCACCTGGCAACTGGGCGCGGGCATCCGCGAGGACCGCGCCTTCGCCGAGTACGGCCTGCGCATGGCCTATCACGACCTCAACGACAACCTGTCCGGCTTCCCGCTGGGGGCGCAGATCGAGATCCTCCAGCTCAAGCTGCGCCAGTACGAAGGCAACCACTGGCAACTGCAGCGCCTGGACTTCGCCACCATCCGTTCCCTGACGCCGCGCGGTGAACTGCTCAAGCCCCTGTCCTGGCAGGTTGCCGGCGGCCTGGAGCGTGTACTGGGCGAAGATGGCGACGAACGCCTGGTGAGCCACCTCAACGGCGGTGTCGGCGGCTCGTGGAATCTTGGCGAGGACGCCCTCGGCTTCGCCCTGGCCACCGCCCGCATCGAGCACAACGAAGACTTCGCCCCCTTCGTCGCCACTGCCGCCGGCTTCAACACCGGCCTGCTCTGGCACAACGCGCTGGGCACCACAAGCCTGGAAGCCGCCGGCGACTACTTCCACAACGGTGAAATCCGCCGCCGGTTGTCCCTCAACCAGCAATGGGAAGTCTCCCGCGACCTCGGCCTGCGCCTGACCGCGCAACGGGAGTTCAGCCAACGCGCCGCCCCGGTCAACGAGGTGATGCTGGAGCTGAAGTGGTACCACTACTGA